One Spirochaeta africana DSM 8902 genomic window carries:
- a CDS encoding ABC transporter permease, with the protein MSSVLLDTSPSAASPAFRNRDSLASTLLPGILIMIAVLVLLTAAAEQPLASLQTFFTGPFRSSYALGNMLAQASLLLLSGLGTVIAFRVGSFNLGGEGQVYGSAAAAIALGLTLANLGLPRILVLPLMLIAGTAVGAGIAAVSGLARRWWRAEELITSFLLGAAVIPVVNYLFQGPLFDTGANLLRTPYLPAYLHMQPLLPPSRLSTAALLALLLWCGTTLYLNRGVVGTRLRLTGSSPLFAKTEGLPVDALRCWGFIGSGALHGMAGALLVAGMYHAGIVGFSNGYGWNGIAVALIAANRPRRLLPMALLFSFIIAGSRQTMMLTPFRLDVAPLLQAMVFLGITVRGSRLLSGRST; encoded by the coding sequence ATGAGCTCAGTATTACTGGACACATCACCCTCGGCGGCCTCTCCGGCCTTCCGCAACCGGGATTCGCTGGCTTCGACGCTTCTGCCCGGCATACTCATCATGATTGCCGTGCTGGTACTGCTGACAGCAGCCGCCGAACAACCACTGGCAAGCCTGCAGACCTTCTTTACCGGCCCGTTTCGATCCTCGTATGCACTGGGCAACATGCTGGCCCAGGCCTCACTGCTGCTGCTGTCAGGGCTGGGTACCGTGATCGCGTTTCGGGTTGGCAGCTTTAATCTTGGCGGCGAAGGGCAAGTCTATGGGTCTGCGGCCGCCGCGATTGCGCTGGGACTGACGCTGGCAAACCTCGGTCTGCCGCGTATCCTGGTGCTGCCGCTTATGCTCATCGCCGGCACGGCCGTTGGCGCCGGCATCGCCGCTGTTTCCGGGCTGGCACGCAGGTGGTGGCGAGCCGAGGAACTGATCACCAGTTTTTTGCTTGGCGCTGCGGTGATCCCTGTAGTGAACTATCTGTTCCAGGGGCCGTTGTTTGACACCGGTGCCAACCTGCTGCGCACTCCCTATCTACCCGCATACCTGCACATGCAGCCGCTTTTGCCGCCATCCCGGCTGTCAACAGCTGCCCTGTTGGCCCTGCTGCTGTGGTGCGGTACGACCCTGTACCTGAATCGCGGGGTGGTCGGAACCCGCCTGCGTCTTACCGGCAGCAGCCCCCTGTTTGCAAAAACAGAGGGCCTCCCGGTCGATGCCCTGCGTTGCTGGGGTTTTATCGGATCGGGAGCCCTGCACGGGATGGCCGGTGCCCTGCTGGTAGCAGGGATGTATCATGCCGGGATCGTCGGTTTCTCCAATGGCTATGGGTGGAACGGGATTGCAGTAGCCCTGATCGCAGCCAATCGTCCCCGGCGTTTGCTGCCGATGGCATTGCTGTTCAGCTTTATCATTGCCGGCTCGCGTCAGACCATGATGCTCACCCCTTTCCGGCTTGATGTTGCACCGTTGCTGCAGGCTATGGTCTTCCTGGGAATCACTGTACGCGGCAGCCGGCTGCTGTCCGGGAGGTCAACATGA
- a CDS encoding ATP-binding cassette domain-containing protein, which produces MMEPILQVQAIDKTFPETGVHANQDISFSVQENEIIGIVGDNGAGKSTLVTILAGETAADAGSCMLDGVELANGCPHPRVGLVHQHPRVLPDRPLWESMLVGLPTPAFFHRRRMRNRIAARIAELDIQLPLDACGSQLSTGQLHLAELAAVLLRSPRLLILDEPTAACTPAERQIILETIQRQRGMAILYISHRTSEIRTLCTRVFRLDRGVLAPIAIDELTEPAPAYRSQIGCLNNQLAPICSVQGLSAEHPRLGHITDISFQVQPGEILGISGYRDHGLLLLEDILAGIRRPTAGSFQLRGSSIGSIAQARAAGMRYIPSQRFGRGLAYELSVLDSLCEHILLRHPETAAGGVWLMHRVRQRANAILQRLHLPLEPDRPLRSFSGGMRQRVLIGRETDIDDAVMAYALVCEPALGLDIDGQQLLWDALRELAARGAGVVLLSSSAEEIRPLCNRLLLLENGQLHDPSKESSS; this is translated from the coding sequence ATGATGGAGCCGATACTGCAGGTCCAGGCAATAGATAAAACATTCCCCGAAACCGGGGTGCATGCCAACCAGGACATCAGTTTCTCTGTGCAGGAGAACGAGATCATCGGGATTGTCGGCGACAATGGTGCCGGCAAGTCGACCCTGGTTACCATCCTGGCCGGAGAGACAGCTGCCGATGCCGGCAGTTGCATGCTTGATGGGGTTGAACTGGCCAACGGCTGCCCCCACCCCCGTGTCGGCCTGGTCCATCAGCACCCGCGGGTACTGCCGGACAGGCCGTTGTGGGAAAGCATGCTGGTCGGCCTGCCAACCCCGGCGTTTTTTCATCGTCGCCGTATGCGTAACCGCATCGCCGCCCGGATAGCTGAACTCGACATCCAGCTGCCGCTTGATGCCTGCGGCAGCCAGCTATCCACCGGCCAGCTGCACCTGGCCGAGCTGGCGGCCGTTCTGCTGCGCTCACCGCGACTGCTGATCCTTGACGAGCCTACCGCTGCCTGCACCCCTGCAGAGCGACAGATCATCCTTGAAACGATTCAGCGTCAGCGAGGAATGGCAATCCTGTACATCAGCCATCGAACCAGTGAAATTCGCACTCTTTGCACACGGGTTTTCCGGTTGGATCGCGGAGTACTGGCACCGATTGCCATCGATGAACTGACCGAACCGGCACCGGCATATCGCAGCCAGATCGGCTGCCTGAACAACCAGCTGGCGCCGATCTGCAGTGTTCAGGGATTGTCCGCAGAGCACCCGCGGCTGGGGCATATCACTGATATCAGTTTCCAGGTGCAGCCTGGGGAAATACTGGGTATCAGCGGCTATCGTGACCACGGGCTGCTGCTGCTCGAGGATATCCTTGCCGGCATTCGCCGTCCGACTGCTGGCAGCTTCCAGTTGCGCGGCAGCAGCATCGGCTCGATTGCCCAGGCCAGAGCTGCCGGCATGCGCTACATCCCGTCACAGCGCTTCGGGCGGGGGCTGGCCTACGAGCTGTCGGTGCTTGATTCGCTGTGCGAGCACATACTGCTGCGACATCCAGAAACCGCAGCAGGCGGGGTATGGCTCATGCATCGGGTACGGCAGCGGGCCAACGCTATCCTGCAGCGCCTGCATCTGCCGCTGGAACCAGACCGGCCGCTGCGCAGCTTCTCTGGCGGAATGCGGCAGCGTGTACTGATCGGCAGGGAAACCGACATCGATGATGCCGTAATGGCCTATGCTCTGGTCTGCGAACCGGCACTGGGCCTGGACATCGACGGCCAACAGCTTTTGTGGGACGCGTTGCGCGAACTGGCCGCCCGCGGCGCCGGGGTTGTACTGCTCAGCAGCTCGGCCGAAGAAATCCGCCCCCTGTGTAACCGGCTGCTGCTGCTGGAAAACGGTCAGCTGCACGATCCATCCAAGGAGTCATCCTCATGA
- a CDS encoding ammonium transporter, protein MNKRTLVLTMVILLVLLTAGNAFALESLAEAELAFDMLWLILAAALVFFMQAGFAMVETGLTRAKNAGNIIMKNLMDFSAGAMMYFAIGWAIMYGTDSIAGLIGLNGWFLSYTEGTLAAYGISSMSELYRDWMFQVVFAATAATIVSGAMAERTKYSGYLIYSVFITGLIYPVFGHWTWGGGWLDGLGFHDFAGSTIVHSVGGWAALVGAFIIGARKGKYVKSNGETTVKAIPGHNLPLAALGVFILWFGWYGFNGGSTLSGVDPDISLVFTTTTLSASGGAIAAMFMTWLWFGKPDPSMSLNGALAGLVGITAGADVVTPLAAILIGLTSGIVVVAAVEFIDKVLHIDDPVGAASVHGVAGAWGTLMVGFFHTEAGLFYGGGFSQIGIQLVGILAAFVWVVITAGILFGALKAMGKLRVEEKDEMQGLDISEHGMESYSGFQIFSTM, encoded by the coding sequence ATGAACAAACGCACGCTTGTTCTTACGATGGTCATTCTGCTGGTACTGCTCACTGCAGGCAATGCTTTCGCATTGGAAAGCCTTGCAGAGGCCGAACTGGCATTTGACATGCTATGGCTTATCCTGGCGGCAGCCCTGGTCTTCTTTATGCAGGCAGGGTTCGCTATGGTCGAAACAGGTTTGACCCGTGCAAAAAACGCGGGCAACATCATCATGAAGAACCTTATGGACTTCTCGGCTGGTGCGATGATGTACTTCGCAATCGGCTGGGCAATCATGTACGGCACCGACTCCATCGCCGGCCTGATCGGCCTGAACGGCTGGTTCCTGAGCTACACCGAGGGCACCCTGGCTGCCTATGGCATCTCCTCGATGTCTGAGCTGTACCGGGACTGGATGTTCCAGGTGGTATTCGCTGCTACCGCCGCCACGATTGTGTCCGGTGCAATGGCCGAACGCACCAAGTATTCCGGGTATCTGATCTACAGTGTATTTATCACTGGTCTGATTTATCCGGTATTCGGTCACTGGACCTGGGGAGGGGGCTGGCTTGACGGCCTTGGCTTCCATGACTTTGCCGGCTCGACCATCGTTCACTCGGTCGGTGGCTGGGCAGCCCTGGTCGGGGCCTTCATCATTGGAGCCCGCAAAGGGAAGTATGTGAAGTCCAATGGAGAGACGACGGTCAAGGCTATTCCCGGTCACAACCTGCCGCTGGCAGCCCTGGGTGTATTTATCCTGTGGTTCGGCTGGTACGGATTCAACGGCGGCTCAACCCTTTCGGGTGTAGATCCGGATATTTCCCTGGTGTTCACCACCACCACCCTGAGTGCGTCCGGCGGGGCAATTGCGGCGATGTTCATGACATGGCTGTGGTTTGGCAAGCCCGATCCCTCAATGTCCTTGAATGGTGCGCTGGCCGGGCTGGTGGGAATCACTGCGGGTGCCGATGTAGTTACCCCGCTGGCAGCTATCCTGATCGGTCTTACCTCTGGTATCGTGGTTGTTGCTGCAGTCGAGTTTATCGACAAGGTACTGCACATCGATGACCCGGTTGGTGCCGCATCGGTTCACGGGGTTGCAGGTGCATGGGGCACCCTGATGGTCGGATTTTTCCACACCGAGGCCGGACTGTTCTACGGCGGCGGGTTCTCCCAGATTGGCATCCAGTTGGTCGGGATTCTTGCAGCCTTTGTCTGGGTAGTCATAACTGCAGGCATTCTGTTCGGCGCCCTGAAGGCAATGGGCAAGCTGCGCGTGGAAGAAAAGGATGAAATGCAGGGGCTGGATATCAGCGAACACGGTATGGAATCCTACAGCGGCTTCCAGATCTTCAGCACAATGTAA
- a CDS encoding ABC transporter permease, producing the protein MTSFFTSTVLAAVPVAIAGIGGLFSQRAGVLNIALEGIILAGAFAAILVGSLTGSVALALCAGMGAGLLLSTLQILLTLQLQANIFITGLGINLLAAGSIPLFSQLMLNTAGVYRLPATMRLAAGLPVLLLGAWTIGAWLLFGCTRTGIELHAAGSEPELLQRRGRPVHRYRALALILSGLAAGLAGSLLSLRVQAYAPGMSAGRGWIALGTVFLGFLHPVGVVIGALVYGLADAAAGGLQRTAALPSGILIALPYLVTTAAFIFSAAVKLRQSRE; encoded by the coding sequence ATGACTAGCTTTTTCACCAGCACTGTTCTGGCAGCGGTACCGGTAGCGATAGCCGGAATTGGCGGTCTCTTTTCCCAACGCGCGGGGGTTCTGAACATTGCACTGGAAGGGATAATCCTGGCGGGCGCCTTTGCAGCGATTCTGGTTGGCAGCCTCACCGGATCGGTTGCACTGGCGCTGTGCGCCGGGATGGGAGCCGGGCTGTTGCTTTCCACACTCCAGATCCTGCTGACACTGCAGCTGCAGGCCAATATCTTTATCACCGGTCTCGGGATCAACCTGCTGGCCGCCGGCAGTATCCCGCTGTTCTCCCAGCTGATGCTGAATACCGCCGGGGTGTACCGCCTTCCGGCAACGATGCGGCTTGCAGCAGGCCTGCCGGTGCTGTTGCTGGGGGCCTGGACCATCGGCGCCTGGCTGCTGTTCGGCTGCACCAGGACTGGCATCGAGTTACATGCTGCCGGCAGTGAGCCCGAACTGCTGCAGCGCCGCGGCCGCCCGGTGCACCGCTATCGTGCACTGGCCCTGATTCTGTCCGGTCTGGCTGCCGGGTTGGCCGGCAGCCTGCTCAGTCTGCGGGTACAGGCCTATGCCCCCGGGATGAGTGCCGGACGCGGCTGGATTGCCCTTGGTACAGTATTTCTGGGATTCCTGCATCCGGTCGGGGTGGTGATCGGCGCGCTGGTATATGGCCTGGCTGATGCTGCAGCCGGTGGACTGCAGCGTACGGCAGCCCTGCCCAGCGGCATTCTTATCGCACTGCCCTATCTGGTAACCACCGCGGCATTTATCTTTTCTGCAGCGGTCAAACTGCGCCAAAGCCGGGAATAA
- a CDS encoding BMP family ABC transporter substrate-binding protein: MKYRCNFYLCVVTILSFFLLTAVSCTQGDDAGFHIGVFVPGYTEGSPTYELMAAGANRAAEEHADIKVSIIEGGTNQATWEESVMTMAASSRYDLIMSSNPALPDIAVRVAERVPQQRFILLDAELEGHRSIATVGYNHREQAFLNGYFAAMISDSDLRHVRAGVQLGLIAGQEFPVMNNVIKAGFREGAAAYTPDAAVDFRVVGSWNDPTKAGELARSMFSGGADVILTIAGGGNQGVITAAREAGGYVTWFDAPGYDFAPGIVLGSTVVHQDVAAYEGAVAAAAGELEFGTARIYGVREGYVGFAADHPAFLAEVPQQFRQRIIDLEQAILQGEIVPGRE; encoded by the coding sequence ATGAAATACAGATGTAATTTTTACTTGTGTGTGGTTACCATACTCAGTTTTTTTCTGCTTACTGCGGTGAGCTGCACGCAGGGCGATGATGCCGGGTTTCATATCGGGGTTTTTGTTCCCGGTTACACCGAAGGCAGCCCGACTTACGAACTGATGGCCGCCGGGGCTAATCGCGCTGCCGAGGAACACGCGGACATCAAGGTGTCGATAATCGAGGGGGGAACCAATCAGGCAACCTGGGAGGAGTCGGTAATGACCATGGCCGCCAGCTCTCGCTATGACCTGATCATGAGCTCCAACCCCGCACTCCCGGATATTGCCGTCAGGGTTGCGGAAAGGGTTCCCCAGCAGCGCTTTATACTCCTTGATGCAGAACTCGAGGGCCACCGTTCTATTGCTACCGTCGGCTACAATCACCGGGAGCAGGCCTTCCTTAACGGATACTTTGCCGCAATGATCAGCGACTCGGACCTGCGACACGTCCGCGCCGGCGTACAGCTGGGACTGATTGCCGGTCAGGAGTTCCCGGTTATGAATAATGTAATCAAGGCCGGCTTCCGGGAGGGGGCAGCCGCATATACTCCGGATGCTGCCGTGGATTTCCGGGTGGTAGGCAGCTGGAATGATCCTACCAAGGCCGGCGAACTGGCCAGATCAATGTTCTCCGGCGGGGCCGATGTGATTCTTACCATTGCCGGGGGCGGAAACCAGGGGGTAATAACGGCCGCACGCGAAGCAGGGGGCTATGTTACCTGGTTCGATGCCCCCGGTTATGATTTTGCCCCCGGTATTGTGCTTGGCAGCACTGTAGTACACCAGGATGTAGCCGCATATGAGGGGGCAGTTGCCGCCGCAGCCGGCGAGCTTGAGTTCGGGACGGCCCGCATCTACGGTGTTCGCGAAGGGTATGTCGGGTTTGCCGCCGATCACCCGGCATTTCTGGCCGAGGTACCCCAGCAGTTCCGCCAGCGGATAATCGATCTCGAGCAGGCCATCCTGCAGGGCGAAATAGTGCCAGGCCGCGAATGA
- a CDS encoding xylulokinase: MQNQLCLSVDIGTSSIKAGLLDYRGHLVDSTRAAIHYPENRFDRLNPDELMRAFKTAVSGLSLCQQVAVMAISGNGPTLVPIDASGKHLNTVLMWLDRRDVPGKGSSFFLPKASWLQQHDAETFRQTNTLLSCAEYVGYRLTGQLHTASPSTEFDPLFWDPSSLAAYGLSPELFPPFLRPAQVVGALQPAIAAELGIPSGIPLAAAGSDFLMSLLGTAAVDVGMVCDRAGSSEGINYCSARAVQDTRLRSLPHVIPGLSNVAGILSSTGLLFEWYRRFTGTQDMSYHHMLEMIAGAQSPAPWFFPTLHAGASWEFHHGMFYGLGAGHGAAEMGRAVVESIGFAVRETIDILRSVVGDIPAMRSCGGQARNHIWNQMKADIAGVVIEIPEVPEAELVGGAACCFTALGVYPDIATASRAMVRIIRCYEPEPAAQERFHEQYQAYTAAYAALREVAATRIASPDRFL; the protein is encoded by the coding sequence ATGCAGAATCAGCTTTGTTTATCCGTGGATATCGGCACCTCCAGCATCAAGGCCGGGCTGCTGGATTACCGTGGGCATCTGGTTGACAGTACTCGTGCGGCGATTCACTACCCGGAGAATCGTTTCGACCGTCTCAACCCGGATGAACTGATGCGTGCGTTCAAAACTGCGGTGTCCGGCCTGTCGCTGTGCCAGCAGGTGGCCGTGATGGCAATAAGTGGCAATGGCCCGACCCTGGTGCCGATAGACGCCTCGGGGAAGCATTTGAACACCGTCCTGATGTGGCTGGACAGGCGCGATGTTCCGGGCAAAGGAAGTTCTTTTTTCCTGCCAAAGGCCTCCTGGCTGCAGCAGCACGATGCGGAAACCTTCCGGCAGACCAATACGCTGCTGTCCTGTGCCGAGTATGTCGGGTATCGACTTACCGGCCAGCTGCACACTGCCAGTCCGTCGACCGAGTTTGATCCGTTGTTCTGGGATCCATCCTCCTTGGCTGCATACGGCCTCTCCCCTGAGCTGTTCCCCCCGTTTCTGCGTCCTGCACAGGTGGTGGGAGCTCTGCAGCCCGCGATTGCTGCTGAACTCGGGATCCCGTCCGGGATTCCGCTTGCGGCAGCCGGCAGTGATTTTCTGATGAGTCTGCTGGGAACAGCTGCTGTTGATGTTGGCATGGTGTGTGATCGAGCCGGCAGCTCCGAGGGCATCAACTACTGTTCTGCCCGGGCGGTTCAGGATACGCGACTGCGAAGTCTGCCGCATGTCATCCCGGGGCTGAGCAATGTTGCCGGGATTCTGTCCTCCACCGGGCTGCTGTTTGAATGGTACCGCCGTTTTACCGGTACCCAGGACATGTCGTATCACCATATGCTCGAGATGATTGCCGGGGCACAATCGCCGGCACCCTGGTTTTTTCCGACCCTGCACGCCGGGGCTTCCTGGGAGTTTCATCATGGTATGTTCTACGGTCTGGGTGCCGGGCATGGCGCAGCCGAAATGGGCCGGGCAGTGGTTGAGTCGATAGGATTTGCCGTGCGGGAGACCATCGACATCCTGCGTTCGGTTGTCGGCGACATTCCGGCTATGCGCTCCTGTGGCGGGCAGGCCCGTAATCACATATGGAATCAGATGAAGGCGGATATTGCCGGGGTTGTAATCGAGATCCCCGAGGTGCCGGAGGCCGAACTGGTGGGCGGCGCCGCATGCTGCTTTACCGCCCTTGGGGTATATCCTGATATCGCGACGGCATCGCGGGCAATGGTGCGCATCATCAGATGCTATGAACCTGAACCGGCGGCACAAGAGCGTTTTCATGAACAGTACCAGGCTTATACTGCAGCCTATGCAGCCCTGCGAGAGGTCGCGGCAACCCGCATCGCCAGTCCGGACCGCTTTTTATAG
- a CDS encoding P-II family nitrogen regulator, with protein MKLITAFIQPHKLNEVKEELFKAKIFKMSVTNVLGCGQQRGYHESYRGVDIEVNLLKKTRIEIAVNDEYVQPTIDAIVRGARTGEIGDGKILVSELAECVRIRSGEKGKEAIG; from the coding sequence ATGAAACTTATTACTGCATTCATTCAGCCGCATAAACTGAATGAGGTAAAAGAAGAGTTGTTCAAGGCAAAGATTTTCAAGATGTCGGTAACCAACGTGCTTGGCTGCGGTCAGCAGCGAGGCTATCACGAATCCTACCGTGGGGTCGACATCGAGGTGAATCTTCTGAAGAAAACGCGAATAGAGATAGCAGTAAACGATGAGTATGTACAGCCTACCATCGATGCTATCGTACGCGGTGCCCGAACCGGTGAGATCGGTGACGGCAAGATACTGGTGTCCGAGCTGGCCGAGTGTGTGCGTATACGCAGCGGCGAAAAAGGCAAGGAAGCCATCGGTTAG